A region from the Thermanaeromonas sp. C210 genome encodes:
- a CDS encoding NAD-dependent epimerase/dehydratase family protein codes for MKHVLVTGGAGFIGSNLVRMLVNDYGCEVTVLDNMYTGCPENLGQQGIATGVQLVTGTVLDQPLVRKLIQGKDTIFHLAAVNITASMENARADLETNIIGTYNVLEAAHQAGVARVVYASTASVYGNPEYLPVCEEDRVRFLNFYAASKYAGECYAQVFYEQYDLPVTVVRYSNVYGYNQRPENPYAGVVARFINWALHDAPLRIYGDGSQTRDFTFIADACRATVLAALCPQAVGKVYNIATGTETTINELARIVIELTSSKSKVLYEDRRPIDNVHRRVLNVEKARKELGFFPEWTLTRGLQETINWARSLAIDKGISGGLPA; via the coding sequence ATGAAGCATGTTCTGGTAACCGGGGGGGCAGGGTTCATAGGTTCCAACTTGGTGCGGATGCTGGTTAATGATTACGGGTGCGAGGTCACGGTCCTCGATAACATGTATACAGGTTGCCCGGAAAATTTAGGGCAACAGGGAATTGCCACCGGCGTCCAGCTTGTTACCGGCACCGTGTTGGACCAACCCCTCGTCAGAAAGCTTATCCAGGGAAAGGACACCATCTTTCACCTGGCGGCCGTGAACATTACTGCTTCAATGGAGAATGCAAGGGCAGATTTAGAAACCAATATTATCGGCACCTATAACGTCTTAGAAGCGGCGCACCAGGCGGGTGTTGCCAGGGTCGTTTACGCCTCGACTGCATCCGTATACGGCAACCCGGAGTATCTGCCGGTATGCGAAGAAGATAGGGTACGATTTCTCAACTTTTATGCCGCCAGCAAGTACGCCGGCGAATGTTACGCCCAGGTATTTTACGAACAATACGACTTGCCGGTTACGGTGGTGCGCTATTCAAATGTTTATGGTTACAACCAGCGGCCTGAGAACCCTTATGCGGGTGTGGTAGCCAGGTTTATCAACTGGGCACTGCACGATGCACCTTTAAGAATCTACGGCGACGGCAGCCAGACCCGGGACTTTACCTTTATCGCCGATGCCTGCCGGGCGACGGTGCTGGCGGCTTTATGTCCCCAGGCCGTTGGCAAGGTCTACAATATCGCTACCGGTACAGAAACAACCATTAATGAGCTTGCGCGGATAGTTATCGAACTTACCAGCAGTAAAAGCAAAGTCCTTTACGAGGATAGGCGTCCCATTGATAATGTTCACCGCCGGGTGCTAAACGTGGAAAAAGCCAGAAAGGAACTTGGATTCTTCCCTGAATGGACCCTCACCAGGGGGCTACAGGAAACCATCAATTGGGCCCGGAGCCTTGCCATTGATAAAGGCATTTCCGGGGGGTTACCGGCATGA
- a CDS encoding nucleotide sugar dehydrogenase, which translates to MTAEPVITGAFQKTPKDSLLQKIKGKSAVVGIVGLGYVGLPLALEMARAGYQVIGIEENPFRVQKVNRGESYITDVPDQELQFLVKSGAIAAVNDFSCVPAIDIIIICVPTPLTRNLVPDLQYVENVTRSIAAGLRRGQLVSLESTTYPGTVEEVILPILESSGLKAEIDFFLVHSPERVDPGNKRYTMKNTSRVVGAIGPASLEVALSFYSQTVEKVVPVSSTRTAELVKVFENTFRAVNIALVNELAMLCDLMELNVWEVLDAAFTKPFGIIPFYPGPGVGGHCIPVDPHYLEWKARELNFNTHFIALAGEINRKMPEFVQRKALRILNNMGIPASRAQILVLGVAYKKDVADSRESPAIQVIRLLLRDGARVLYHDELVKRIQDRELDMASTPLSEEVIRASDLVIITTDHSHLDYQWVVEKAKHVLDTRNATRYVANNRERITLL; encoded by the coding sequence ATGACTGCTGAACCAGTTATAACCGGAGCGTTCCAGAAGACACCTAAGGACAGTCTATTGCAGAAGATAAAAGGTAAAAGTGCCGTTGTCGGGATTGTCGGGCTGGGTTATGTTGGGCTCCCTTTAGCCCTGGAAATGGCCAGGGCCGGTTACCAGGTAATCGGCATCGAAGAAAACCCTTTCCGGGTGCAAAAAGTCAACCGTGGTGAAAGTTATATTACCGATGTGCCGGACCAGGAGCTGCAGTTCCTGGTAAAAAGCGGAGCCATAGCTGCGGTTAACGATTTTTCCTGCGTGCCGGCAATAGATATTATCATAATCTGTGTACCTACCCCCTTGACCAGGAACCTCGTGCCAGATTTGCAATACGTGGAAAATGTAACGCGAAGTATTGCTGCCGGGCTCAGGCGCGGCCAGCTGGTAAGCCTGGAGTCAACTACCTATCCTGGAACTGTGGAAGAGGTTATACTGCCAATACTGGAAAGCTCAGGGTTAAAAGCCGAGATAGATTTTTTCCTGGTCCATTCTCCCGAGAGGGTAGACCCCGGGAACAAGCGCTACACCATGAAAAATACGTCCAGGGTCGTAGGAGCCATCGGACCGGCTTCCCTGGAAGTGGCCCTGAGCTTTTACAGTCAAACTGTAGAAAAAGTAGTACCCGTTTCCAGCACAAGGACTGCCGAGCTGGTTAAGGTTTTCGAGAATACCTTCCGGGCGGTCAACATTGCCCTGGTTAACGAGCTGGCCATGCTCTGTGACCTAATGGAACTCAATGTCTGGGAGGTTCTCGATGCCGCTTTTACCAAACCCTTCGGTATCATACCCTTTTATCCCGGTCCGGGGGTGGGCGGTCATTGCATACCCGTTGACCCCCATTACCTGGAATGGAAAGCCAGGGAATTGAATTTCAATACCCACTTTATCGCCCTGGCGGGAGAAATCAACCGCAAAATGCCGGAATTCGTGCAGCGAAAGGCCCTGCGGATTTTGAACAACATGGGCATCCCCGCGTCCCGGGCCCAGATACTGGTTTTAGGGGTCGCCTACAAAAAGGATGTTGCCGACAGCCGTGAATCCCCGGCTATCCAGGTCATTCGCCTCTTACTAAGGGATGGGGCGCGCGTTCTCTACCACGACGAGCTGGTTAAAAGGATCCAAGACCGTGAATTGGATATGGCCTCGACGCCCCTAAGCGAAGAGGTGATCAGGGCCAGTGACCTGGTTATTATCACCACAGATCATTCCCACCTCGATTATCAATGGGTGGTGGAGAAGGCCAAACACGTGCTCGACACCCGCAACGCCACGCGTTACGTTGCTAACAACCGGGAGAGGATAACGCTGCTATGA
- a CDS encoding Gfo/Idh/MocA family protein — protein MMVGVIGAGNWGKNLVRTFFSLGRLAGVAEINPATRQWLVAAYPGLPVYSDYGDLLACDIAAVAIATPAATHYQVAREALLAGKDVFVEKPLALSRAEAEELVALAENKNRILMVGHLLLYQPAVQWLKRYLEAGVIGPVAFLTQERLKLGRVRSAENVLWSFGVHDIAVLLYLVGQKPQQVKASGQCFLQKEIADDVYLHLRFPGGIAAHLHVSWLWPEQRRLLTIAGSKAMLVYDEVQQRLTLHKKRITPDLQNEDAGSEVVFQGEGEPLLLECRHFLNRVADRRRPLSDGKGALEVIAVLEEAEKQLKEDGKWSGKIISSTNQPASMPGPE, from the coding sequence ATGATGGTCGGTGTGATCGGAGCAGGCAACTGGGGCAAAAACCTGGTGCGTACCTTCTTTTCCCTGGGCCGGCTTGCCGGGGTAGCGGAAATAAACCCGGCAACAAGGCAATGGCTGGTGGCTGCATATCCCGGCCTGCCCGTGTACTCAGATTACGGGGACCTGCTGGCCTGCGATATTGCCGCGGTGGCCATTGCCACACCGGCGGCCACCCATTACCAGGTGGCCCGGGAAGCCCTGCTGGCGGGAAAGGACGTATTTGTGGAGAAACCGCTAGCCCTTTCCCGGGCGGAGGCCGAAGAACTGGTTGCCCTGGCGGAAAACAAGAACCGCATCCTGATGGTGGGACATCTCCTGCTCTACCAGCCGGCCGTCCAGTGGTTGAAACGTTACCTCGAGGCAGGGGTTATCGGGCCGGTGGCCTTTCTAACCCAGGAACGCCTCAAACTGGGGCGAGTGCGGTCAGCCGAGAATGTGCTATGGAGTTTCGGCGTTCACGATATCGCCGTGCTCCTCTACCTGGTAGGGCAAAAACCCCAGCAGGTAAAAGCCAGCGGGCAGTGTTTCCTGCAAAAAGAGATTGCAGACGACGTCTACCTGCACCTGAGGTTTCCCGGTGGTATTGCAGCCCACCTGCATGTATCGTGGCTGTGGCCCGAGCAGCGACGCCTCCTTACCATCGCGGGTTCTAAAGCCATGCTTGTTTACGACGAGGTGCAACAGCGATTAACCCTGCACAAGAAGCGGATAACCCCCGACCTGCAGAACGAAGACGCCGGCAGTGAAGTCGTTTTTCAGGGGGAGGGGGAACCCCTATTGCTGGAGTGCCGCCATTTCCTGAATAGGGTTGCGGACCGCCGCCGGCCGCTCTCCGACGGTAAGGGTGCCCTGGAGGTAATCGCCGTGCTGGAAGAAGCAGAAAAACAGTTAAAGGAAGATGGGAAATGGAGCGGAAAGATTATTTCGTCCACGAATCAGCCTGCATCGATGCCGGGGCCAGAATAG
- a CDS encoding acyltransferase, producing the protein MERKDYFVHESACIDAGARIGKGTRIWHFSHVMSGAEIGENCTLGQNVFVASNVKIGNNVKIQNNVSVYEGVTLEDDVFLGPSMVFTNIKTPRAAYPRNTSDDYVRTLVKRGASIGANATVICGVTIGEWAFVAAGAVVTRDVPPYTLVAGVPARLCGWACECGRPLRFEGRRAACIECGKRYEKRGKKTIVRIGGVGDGSG; encoded by the coding sequence ATGGAGCGGAAAGATTATTTCGTCCACGAATCAGCCTGCATCGATGCCGGGGCCAGAATAGGCAAAGGCACAAGAATATGGCACTTCAGCCATGTGATGAGCGGTGCCGAAATAGGAGAAAACTGCACCCTGGGCCAAAACGTCTTTGTGGCCAGTAACGTAAAAATAGGCAACAACGTTAAAATCCAGAATAACGTTTCTGTGTATGAAGGAGTCACCTTGGAAGACGACGTTTTCCTCGGCCCAAGTATGGTCTTTACCAATATCAAGACGCCCCGTGCCGCCTATCCCCGGAACACCAGCGACGACTACGTCCGCACTCTGGTAAAAAGGGGGGCCAGCATCGGTGCCAACGCGACTGTAATCTGCGGGGTGACTATAGGGGAATGGGCTTTCGTAGCAGCAGGGGCGGTGGTGACCAGGGACGTGCCGCCTTACACCCTGGTTGCCGGTGTGCCTGCCAGGCTTTGCGGCTGGGCCTGCGAGTGCGGCCGGCCTTTACGTTTCGAGGGCAGGAGAGCCGCCTGTATTGAATGCGGCAAGAGGTACGAGAAACGCGGCAAGAAAACTATCGTCAGGATAGGCGGGGTGGGCGATGGGTCAGGTTAA
- a CDS encoding diphthine--ammonia ligase has translation MSIKGLPFFCSWSGGKDSCLALYYAIREGGKPRALFTTLAEGGDKTRAHGLPLDLLHRQSAALGIPLVTRATSWEDYTAVFISVLRQLKEQGIEAGVFGDIDLEAHREWVENTCSSAGIFPFLPLWKKPHRELLREFLELGFKATIIAVKDDILDKSLLGKTLDEEIIDRMERSGVDPMGEQGEFHTVVTDGPIFSFPLSLEMESQVLHDGYWFQQVRVAPALAGKAGR, from the coding sequence GTGTCCATCAAGGGCTTGCCTTTTTTCTGCTCGTGGAGCGGGGGAAAAGACTCCTGCCTGGCCTTGTATTACGCCATCCGGGAGGGTGGGAAGCCGCGGGCGCTATTTACCACCCTGGCGGAAGGGGGAGATAAGACCCGGGCCCACGGCCTGCCCTTGGACCTGCTGCACCGTCAATCCGCGGCCCTCGGCATTCCCCTAGTTACCCGGGCAACTTCGTGGGAGGACTATACTGCCGTATTTATATCGGTGCTCCGTCAACTTAAGGAACAGGGGATTGAGGCCGGTGTCTTCGGCGATATCGATCTGGAAGCCCACCGGGAATGGGTAGAGAATACCTGTTCTTCGGCGGGCATTTTTCCCTTCCTGCCCCTGTGGAAAAAACCTCATCGCGAACTTTTGAGAGAGTTCCTGGAGCTGGGCTTTAAAGCCACGATTATCGCGGTTAAAGATGACATCCTGGACAAAAGCCTTCTGGGGAAAACCCTGGACGAGGAAATTATCGATAGGATGGAGCGCTCGGGGGTGGATCCCATGGGCGAGCAGGGGGAATTTCACACCGTAGTGACAGATGGTCCTATCTTTTCTTTCCCCCTCTCCCTAGAAATGGAAAGCCAAGTCTTGCACGACGGCTATTGGTTTCAACAAGTGAGGGTAGCCCCGGCACTTGCTGGCAAGGCTGGACGGTAG
- a CDS encoding ABC transporter ATP-binding protein produces MGQVLLDVHGITYSYSSVPALEGITFRVRPGEMIAVIGPNGSGKSTLIKCLDRALRPQRGAVMLDGRDLWEYSPRETAKRMAVVPQETVTEFDFTVAEVVLMGRQPHLSGLLRRESWRDLAIVREAMELTSILHLAERPVSSLSGGERQRVIIARALAQEPEVLLLDEPTSHLDITYQVEILDLLAYLNRIKNISIIAVIHDLNLAAQYFPRVILLSGGKIVDVGPPEKVITTPNIRKAYNSEILLSRHPGNGRLFVTLLPRRSAGRTSGNSRPAVHLVGGGGTAAGLMEAMFCRGWKVTAGVLNRGDRDWEQGRLLGIEMVEIPPFVPIGDEDHRRNLALMKKADCALLASVPFGQGNIRNLYALEEALSGGLPVFLVDESPIEERDYTGGAATKVYKRMIEKGACSVPSETSALEAIQSHFAKGITLSE; encoded by the coding sequence TTGGGCCAAGTTCTACTGGATGTTCACGGAATTACCTACAGCTACAGTTCCGTCCCGGCCTTAGAGGGAATAACTTTCCGGGTGCGGCCGGGGGAAATGATAGCCGTGATAGGACCCAACGGTTCCGGTAAATCCACCCTTATTAAATGTCTTGATCGCGCCCTTCGCCCCCAGCGGGGGGCAGTTATGCTCGACGGACGGGATTTGTGGGAGTATTCGCCCCGGGAAACGGCTAAGCGTATGGCCGTGGTGCCCCAGGAAACGGTCACGGAATTTGACTTTACAGTGGCTGAAGTTGTTCTTATGGGCCGCCAGCCCCACCTGTCCGGGCTGTTGAGGCGCGAAAGCTGGCGGGACCTGGCCATTGTACGTGAAGCCATGGAACTTACTTCGATCCTGCACCTGGCGGAACGTCCGGTGTCCAGCCTGAGCGGAGGAGAGAGGCAGCGGGTTATTATTGCCCGGGCCTTAGCCCAGGAACCCGAAGTTCTCCTTCTGGACGAGCCTACTTCCCACCTGGATATTACTTACCAGGTGGAAATACTGGATTTACTTGCCTACCTCAACCGCATCAAGAATATATCTATCATAGCGGTCATCCACGATTTGAACCTGGCCGCCCAGTATTTCCCGCGGGTGATCCTTTTAAGCGGGGGCAAGATTGTGGACGTCGGTCCCCCGGAGAAGGTGATTACTACGCCTAACATAAGGAAGGCTTACAATAGCGAAATCCTCCTCAGCCGTCACCCCGGGAACGGGCGGCTTTTTGTAACCTTGTTGCCCCGTAGAAGCGCAGGGAGGACGTCCGGTAACTCCCGCCCTGCGGTGCACCTGGTGGGCGGGGGAGGGACGGCGGCCGGGTTAATGGAGGCCATGTTCTGCCGGGGGTGGAAGGTTACGGCCGGCGTCCTGAACCGGGGCGACCGGGACTGGGAACAGGGGAGGCTTTTGGGGATTGAGATGGTGGAAATACCCCCCTTTGTTCCCATCGGCGACGAAGACCACCGGCGCAACCTGGCCCTAATGAAGAAGGCGGATTGCGCCCTCTTGGCCAGCGTGCCCTTCGGCCAGGGAAATATCCGCAACCTTTACGCTCTTGAGGAGGCCCTGTCCGGCGGCCTGCCCGTATTTCTGGTAGACGAAAGCCCCATTGAGGAAAGGGATTACACCGGAGGAGCGGCCACAAAGGTCTATAAGCGAATGATAGAGAAGGGAGCTTGCTCGGTGCCGAGCGAGACCTCCGCCTTAGAGGCCATCCAAAGTCATTTCGCTAAGGGTATTACGCTATCCGAGTAA
- a CDS encoding FecCD family ABC transporter permease — MEIIKLATRPEASSGIPDTPFTVLEHKRWKARILILLLLVLLLTTMMVAVRVGAVHIPLTDLLRTLGMISGSGLAHDPVNKAIIIELRLPRVVLAALVGASLGVAGATFQALFRNPMADPYVIGVSSGASLGATVAMLLALDFRLLGVGSVPVLAFAAALATVVLVYHLARTGNVVSIFTLLLAGIAVGSFLSAIVSLLVYFSGERLHQVVFWLMGGFSGSNWSYVRVAVPYFILGTGVVAFHARELNLLLLGEETAGHLGVEVERAKKLLLTGATLLTATAVSTSGVIGFVGLIVPHAVRLMAGPDHRFLVPASALAGATLLVAADALARTVLAPTELPVGLITALAGGPFFIYVLRNRRKMRFFS; from the coding sequence ATGGAAATAATTAAACTCGCGACTCGTCCTGAGGCCTCCTCCGGAATACCCGATACACCATTCACGGTACTGGAGCACAAGAGATGGAAGGCCAGGATCCTCATCTTACTGCTTCTTGTGCTGTTGCTCACCACCATGATGGTAGCCGTTCGGGTGGGAGCGGTCCACATCCCGCTGACGGACTTATTGAGAACGCTGGGGATGATTTCCGGCTCTGGTCTTGCCCATGACCCGGTGAACAAGGCCATCATCATCGAGCTTCGGCTGCCGCGGGTCGTGTTGGCCGCCCTGGTAGGGGCATCCCTGGGAGTTGCGGGTGCCACTTTTCAGGCATTGTTTCGTAACCCTATGGCCGATCCGTACGTTATTGGGGTTTCTTCGGGTGCTTCCCTGGGAGCTACAGTAGCCATGTTACTGGCCCTGGATTTCCGGCTTCTAGGGGTAGGCTCCGTGCCCGTACTGGCCTTCGCCGCGGCTCTGGCTACCGTGGTCCTCGTTTACCACCTGGCCAGAACGGGGAATGTCGTTTCCATTTTTACCCTGCTCTTGGCGGGGATCGCCGTAGGTTCTTTTCTGTCGGCCATTGTTTCCTTATTGGTATACTTCTCCGGTGAACGGCTGCACCAGGTTGTTTTCTGGCTAATGGGGGGGTTCAGCGGCTCTAATTGGTCCTACGTCCGGGTGGCAGTTCCCTATTTCATCCTGGGGACGGGTGTGGTCGCCTTCCATGCCCGTGAACTAAATCTTCTCCTCTTAGGCGAAGAGACGGCCGGCCACCTGGGCGTTGAAGTCGAGCGGGCGAAAAAACTTCTCCTGACGGGGGCCACCCTTTTAACGGCCACCGCCGTTTCTACCAGCGGCGTGATCGGGTTCGTAGGGCTGATCGTTCCCCATGCCGTTCGGCTGATGGCCGGGCCTGACCACCGTTTCCTGGTCCCGGCTTCGGCCCTGGCGGGCGCCACGCTCCTGGTGGCCGCCGACGCCCTGGCCAGAACAGTCTTGGCTCCTACGGAGCTTCCCGTGGGATTGATAACGGCCCTGGCAGGAGGTCCCTTCTTTATCTACGTCCTCCGCAATCGGAGGAAAATGAGGTTCTTTAGTTAG
- a CDS encoding ABC transporter substrate-binding protein, with amino-acid sequence MYLRRRRKLRVVSAVIIVLALGFFLFGCADRKATQVRNSPAAGGEEYPLTVADDMGRTVTLESRPERLVSLSPGNTEILFALGLGDKVVGVDDYSDYPPKAAEVPKVGGFSNPNVEKIVALQPDLVLATNMHEQAVRRLEEVGIPVAVVSPKTVEGVLESIEWIGKMTGAGEGAARLVADLRGRMQKVEAVVKEIPREKRPWVYYEVYSDPLMTAGPQTLIGQLIELAGGRNIAYDAQADYPEFSVEAIIERNPEVIIFPQWHGSESLTVEQVKSRNGWQQVRAIKNNRVFGVDANIISRPGPRIVEALEVLAKIIHPELFEEPAEPSS; translated from the coding sequence GTGTACTTAAGACGACGGAGAAAGTTGCGGGTTGTTTCGGCGGTCATAATAGTGCTGGCGTTGGGGTTCTTTTTATTCGGTTGTGCCGACCGAAAAGCGACACAGGTGAGGAATTCTCCGGCGGCCGGTGGTGAGGAGTATCCCCTGACTGTCGCCGACGACATGGGTAGAACAGTCACCCTGGAGTCGAGGCCGGAGAGGTTGGTGTCCCTCTCCCCTGGCAACACGGAGATTCTTTTCGCCCTGGGTTTGGGGGACAAGGTAGTAGGAGTTGACGACTACAGCGATTATCCGCCAAAGGCCGCGGAAGTGCCCAAAGTAGGCGGTTTTTCTAACCCCAATGTGGAAAAAATCGTGGCGCTACAGCCGGATCTGGTCTTGGCCACCAATATGCACGAGCAGGCCGTAAGGCGGCTGGAGGAAGTGGGGATACCTGTTGCCGTCGTATCTCCTAAAACGGTAGAAGGCGTCCTGGAAAGCATCGAATGGATAGGCAAGATGACCGGCGCGGGCGAGGGCGCCGCCAGGTTGGTGGCCGATTTAAGGGGCAGAATGCAAAAGGTTGAGGCCGTGGTAAAGGAGATACCCCGGGAGAAGAGGCCGTGGGTCTACTATGAAGTCTACTCGGACCCCCTTATGACTGCCGGACCCCAGACCCTTATCGGCCAGTTAATAGAACTGGCCGGCGGTCGGAATATAGCTTATGACGCCCAGGCCGACTACCCAGAATTCAGTGTCGAAGCCATCATAGAGCGGAATCCAGAAGTGATTATTTTCCCCCAGTGGCACGGCAGTGAATCCCTTACGGTTGAACAGGTGAAGTCGCGGAATGGGTGGCAGCAGGTCAGGGCCATCAAGAATAACCGCGTTTTCGGCGTGGACGCCAACATTATCTCCCGTCCGGGTCCGCGGATAGTTGAGGCCCTGGAGGTGCTGGCCAAAATAATCCACCCGGAACTGTTCGAGGAGCCGGCCGAGCCGTCGTCGTGA
- a CDS encoding MFS transporter yields the protein MSIAARLERLPLSSFHYKLLLICGLGWLFDAMDVGLISFVLPAIAQDWQLDAAQLGALGSIGMAGLGLGAVLGGILGDLWGRKRVFTCTLVVYGVATFLAGLSTNYAVLMFTRFVIGLGLGAEIPVAFTLASEFSPAAHRGRMTVLLESFWALGWIAAALVGYLAVPSWGWRAAFFIGALPALYAAVLRRALPESPSYLEKVGRTFEAEAIVSNVEKACGISPGPAAANLPSPNGAGVNRHVTRAKLSDLWSPRYLRRTLCLWILWFGINVAYYGIVTWLPTLMVGKGFTIIKSFEYVLLMTMAQIPGYFSAAYLVEVIGRKATLSVYLLMSGLGAYMFAQSATVHQVILWGSVIYFFMLGSWGVLYAYTPEMYPAAVRATGSGWASFCGRIGAVLAPYAVGAVLSSLGQATAYPVIFALIAAVCLVTSLAMIILGIETKGKTWEELARL from the coding sequence ATGAGCATAGCTGCGAGGCTCGAGCGCCTCCCCCTCAGCTCCTTTCATTATAAATTGCTCCTTATATGCGGCCTTGGCTGGCTGTTCGATGCCATGGATGTGGGGCTGATATCATTTGTCCTGCCGGCCATAGCTCAAGATTGGCAGCTAGACGCCGCGCAGCTGGGCGCCCTGGGAAGCATCGGTATGGCGGGCCTGGGACTGGGAGCCGTCCTCGGCGGGATCCTGGGTGATTTGTGGGGACGGAAACGGGTATTTACGTGTACTCTAGTAGTGTACGGTGTGGCTACCTTTCTGGCAGGATTGTCCACTAACTATGCCGTGTTAATGTTTACCAGGTTTGTTATCGGATTAGGTTTGGGAGCCGAAATACCTGTGGCCTTCACTTTGGCCAGCGAATTCTCACCGGCCGCACACCGGGGCCGCATGACGGTCCTTCTCGAAAGTTTTTGGGCCTTGGGTTGGATAGCGGCAGCGCTGGTCGGCTACCTCGCGGTTCCTTCCTGGGGGTGGCGAGCAGCCTTTTTCATCGGGGCCCTGCCGGCCCTTTATGCTGCCGTATTGAGGCGCGCCTTGCCCGAATCACCGTCGTATTTGGAAAAGGTCGGGCGCACTTTTGAGGCCGAGGCCATCGTCAGCAACGTAGAAAAGGCCTGCGGGATTTCGCCCGGTCCTGCCGCGGCCAATCTACCCTCACCTAACGGAGCGGGAGTAAACCGCCACGTAACCCGAGCCAAACTCTCTGACCTGTGGTCCCCGCGGTATCTCCGACGAACCCTGTGCCTGTGGATCCTGTGGTTTGGTATTAATGTGGCCTACTACGGGATTGTGACTTGGCTGCCCACCCTCATGGTGGGCAAAGGCTTCACCATCATCAAGAGCTTTGAGTATGTCCTGCTCATGACCATGGCCCAAATACCGGGATATTTCAGCGCCGCCTACCTGGTAGAAGTGATAGGCCGCAAGGCTACTCTAAGCGTATATCTCCTCATGAGCGGGTTAGGTGCCTATATGTTTGCCCAATCGGCTACGGTACATCAAGTAATACTATGGGGTTCCGTGATTTACTTCTTTATGCTCGGTTCCTGGGGGGTACTCTACGCCTACACCCCCGAAATGTATCCTGCCGCCGTGCGGGCCACCGGGTCGGGCTGGGCGTCCTTCTGTGGTCGTATAGGGGCGGTCCTCGCTCCCTACGCCGTCGGCGCGGTACTTTCTTCCCTGGGACAGGCCACCGCCTACCCGGTAATTTTTGCCCTGATAGCTGCCGTTTGCCTCGTAACTTCCCTGGCCATGATTATACTGGGCATTGAAACGAAAGGCAAAACCTGGGAAGAATTGGCCCGGCTTTAG
- a CDS encoding SPL family radical SAM protein has product MLKLYETSCQSALNRSRIPGMDYCLNPYTGCSHGCIYCYASCMTRFCGGREKWGSFVGVKRNFVEVLARQLRRPKTGSVMLASVTDAYQPIEKKYGLTRSCLELLTRSRLQVSILTKSDLVIRDIDLLRTMPSAEVGFTITTLNDRLAGLLEPGASPPSRRLKALEKLAGSGIKTWVFVAPVIPGLTDVPENLASLIKAARAAGALEVDFDPLNFYPSAVAGIRHLMARYWPGSRTAFEHACRDPAAYRQRLRALIRQLNK; this is encoded by the coding sequence ATGCTTAAATTATATGAAACCTCATGTCAGAGCGCCCTGAACCGCTCCCGCATCCCCGGCATGGACTACTGCCTTAACCCCTATACCGGCTGCAGCCACGGATGCATTTATTGCTACGCCAGCTGCATGACGCGCTTCTGTGGCGGCCGGGAAAAATGGGGCTCCTTCGTAGGCGTCAAGAGGAACTTTGTCGAGGTCTTGGCCCGCCAGCTGCGCCGGCCCAAGACGGGGAGCGTCATGCTGGCCAGCGTTACCGACGCATACCAGCCCATCGAGAAAAAGTACGGCCTGACGCGAAGTTGTTTGGAACTACTAACCCGAAGCAGGCTGCAGGTATCCATCCTCACCAAGTCCGACCTGGTCATTAGGGATATAGACCTCTTGAGGACCATGCCCTCCGCCGAAGTAGGCTTTACCATTACCACTTTGAATGACCGACTGGCCGGGCTACTGGAGCCCGGTGCCTCCCCTCCTTCCCGGCGCCTCAAAGCCCTGGAAAAGCTCGCCGGGTCCGGCATCAAAACCTGGGTTTTTGTTGCTCCGGTGATACCCGGGCTGACGGATGTTCCTGAAAACTTGGCCTCCCTAATAAAGGCGGCCCGGGCGGCAGGTGCCCTGGAGGTGGACTTCGATCCGCTTAACTTTTATCCTTCAGCCGTGGCCGGCATTAGGCACCTTATGGCTCGGTACTGGCCCGGCAGTAGGACTGCTTTTGAGCATGCCTGCCGCGACCCGGCGGCTTACCGGCAGCGGCTGCGGGCTCTAATCAGGCAACTCAATAAATAA